A window of the Bacteroides thetaiotaomicron VPI-5482 genome harbors these coding sequences:
- a CDS encoding DUF4465 domain-containing protein has translation MKRKLRFLAGACLFTATALFSGCSSDDDFLMDPVDSGTSQTRAVTNPDGTLTITFDDFDPGMLAGPTSAGENLYSYQGYPQVTTIYDNTPEEYLFLSMFNTVGGSTEYSSGGIALSNWNIRSNQSGNTGDWWYSYLNQCSVYNTAVEAEGQNKEAGHSGSNFGVVYGYVDAYNQAWMAKPEFYFNVPRKLVGLWICNTSYTYGVITYGNQFGSTGVATPLKEMKGYFQVNLECYDVNGGLIRTYKRLLADYRNGQQQVDPITTWDYWEINAEGVQSVKFNFEGSDSGAYGLNTPAYICIDDITIQ, from the coding sequence ATGAAAAGAAAATTACGCTTTCTGGCAGGTGCCTGTCTATTTACCGCAACCGCCTTGTTCTCTGGCTGTAGCTCGGACGATGACTTTTTGATGGACCCGGTTGATTCCGGAACTTCGCAAACCCGTGCTGTGACAAATCCGGACGGTACTTTAACTATCACTTTCGATGATTTCGATCCCGGCATGTTAGCAGGACCTACCTCGGCCGGAGAAAATCTTTATTCGTACCAAGGGTATCCTCAAGTAACCACCATTTACGACAATACTCCGGAAGAATATCTCTTCCTTTCAATGTTTAATACTGTAGGTGGAAGCACAGAGTATTCCAGCGGCGGCATCGCACTTTCCAACTGGAACATCCGCTCCAATCAGTCGGGAAATACCGGAGACTGGTGGTATTCTTATCTAAACCAATGTTCTGTCTATAACACTGCGGTGGAAGCGGAAGGACAGAATAAGGAAGCCGGGCACAGCGGTTCCAATTTCGGTGTCGTTTACGGATATGTGGATGCTTACAATCAGGCATGGATGGCTAAACCAGAATTTTATTTCAATGTTCCCCGGAAATTGGTCGGCCTGTGGATCTGCAACACCTCATACACTTATGGTGTCATTACTTATGGTAATCAGTTCGGTTCTACGGGGGTAGCGACTCCTCTGAAAGAGATGAAAGGGTATTTCCAAGTGAATCTGGAATGTTATGATGTGAATGGCGGTCTGATCCGCACTTACAAACGTCTTTTAGCCGATTATCGTAACGGCCAACAACAGGTTGATCCTATCACGACATGGGATTATTGGGAAATCAATGCCGAAGGGGTGCAAAGTGTGAAATTCAACTTCGAGGGTTCGGATTCGGGAGCATACGGTTTGAATACTCCGGCTTATATCTGTATTGATGATATCACCATACAATAA
- a CDS encoding transcriptional regulator: MEQSKNKRARRTRAELEADVFDAIRQLASEKGLAQITFTDIMQRADIQMSVLLNNYKNIERLLDKYAYISDYWLHDLFDEEHPTDKANEDIMKSTLKALANYLYDNTDMQHLLVWELEADNSTTRRMARSREKHYKLAIEEYKHLFEGTGIPIDIIAGLLTAGTYYLILHRKRSTFFSVDYQRKENRERLYSTLEYLSGLVFSALKEHNQTIEIARNFKQKGIADDVIAECTGLSVDVVKGL, encoded by the coding sequence ATGGAACAATCGAAGAATAAACGTGCACGCCGTACCCGCGCCGAACTGGAAGCGGACGTGTTTGATGCCATCCGGCAGTTAGCAAGTGAAAAAGGTCTGGCGCAAATTACCTTTACAGATATTATGCAAAGAGCCGACATACAAATGTCCGTCCTGCTCAATAACTATAAGAATATTGAGCGATTGCTGGATAAGTACGCTTACATTTCTGATTATTGGCTGCACGATCTTTTCGATGAAGAACACCCTACAGACAAAGCCAACGAGGACATCATGAAAAGCACCTTAAAGGCTTTGGCAAATTACTTATATGACAATACCGATATGCAGCACTTGCTAGTGTGGGAACTCGAAGCGGACAATTCGACCACAAGACGTATGGCACGAAGCAGGGAAAAGCATTACAAATTGGCTATAGAAGAATACAAGCATTTGTTTGAAGGAACGGGTATCCCAATTGATATAATAGCGGGACTTCTTACTGCCGGGACATATTACCTGATATTACACCGTAAGCGTTCCACATTTTTTAGTGTGGATTATCAGCGGAAGGAAAATCGGGAACGCTTGTACAGTACACTTGAATATCTTTCCGGTCTGGTGTTCTCCGCACTCAAAGAGCACAACCAAACCATAGAGATAGCCCGTAATTTCAAGCAGAAAGGTATAGCGGATGATGTGATAGCAGAATGCACGGGTTTGTCTGTCGATGTGGTGAAAGGGCTTTAG
- a CDS encoding TetR/AcrR family transcriptional regulator, protein MNPEKVRCQIIEYTKHEMYLHGADGLTMDDIAKGMKMSKRTLYKLFPSKTCLFRICLYDFTNGIRSRLKQSQMRMDSSCMQVLFATVNGYLTLLHSLGKTLLLDIAANEDYRASFKREEAFWLQQFIDVLTHCKICGYLLPGVDPDRFAADLQEVIYQSCLQGTPYVVQRTLNHTLLRGLFEVDGIRYIDEHLKLDKFNVCV, encoded by the coding sequence ATGAATCCTGAAAAAGTACGGTGTCAGATAATCGAATACACCAAACACGAGATGTATCTGCACGGTGCTGACGGACTGACCATGGATGACATAGCCAAGGGGATGAAGATGTCGAAGCGTACGCTTTACAAGCTGTTCCCCAGTAAGACTTGTCTGTTCCGCATCTGTCTTTATGATTTCACCAACGGGATCAGAAGTCGTCTGAAACAAAGTCAGATGCGGATGGACAGTTCGTGTATGCAGGTGCTTTTTGCCACAGTGAACGGGTATCTCACGCTATTGCATTCGTTAGGAAAGACTTTATTGCTGGATATCGCCGCGAATGAAGATTACCGTGCTTCCTTCAAACGGGAAGAGGCCTTCTGGTTGCAGCAGTTTATCGACGTACTGACGCATTGCAAAATCTGTGGTTACCTGCTTCCGGGAGTCGATCCGGATCGCTTTGCGGCAGATTTGCAGGAGGTTATTTATCAGAGTTGCCTGCAAGGTACTCCGTATGTTGTTCAGCGGACGCTGAACCATACTCTCTTACGAGGGCTTTTTGAGGTGGACGGCATTCGGTATATTGACGAACACCTGAAACTGGATAAATTCAATGTTTGTGTATGA
- a CDS encoding TolC family protein gives MKKILILSAATLVLSSCGIYNKYKPVSEVPEGLYGSETVASADTANFGNLSWREVFTDSYLQNLIDSALVRNTDMQTAHLRVKEAEASLLTSKLSYLPSLFLAPEGAVSSFDRGKATQTYSLPVTASWELDIFGKVTTAKRRAKAAYEQSKEYEQAVKTQLVSAVANTYYTLLMLDAQYEISVSTEAAWKESVRTARAMKKAGMMTEAGLAQTEATYYNICTTVLDLKEQINQTENSMALLLAETPHKMQRGKLENQQLPEDFSVGIPLQMLSNRPDVRSAEFSLAQAFYTTNAARAAFYPSITLSGSAGWTNSAGSMIINPGKFVASAVASLTQPLFNKGVNIAQLKIAKAQQEEARLSFEQTLLNAGVEVNEALVQYQTAREKSAFYDKQITSLQTAARSTSLLMEHSNNTTYLEVLTAQQTLLNARLSQVANRFTEIQGVITLYQALGGGRM, from the coding sequence ATGAAGAAAATATTAATCTTATCCGCAGCAACGCTCGTGTTGAGTAGTTGCGGTATCTACAATAAATACAAACCTGTATCGGAAGTCCCCGAAGGACTTTATGGAAGCGAGACCGTCGCTTCCGCCGATACGGCGAACTTCGGTAATCTCTCGTGGAGAGAGGTCTTTACTGACTCGTATTTGCAGAATTTGATCGATTCGGCTTTGGTACGGAATACGGATATGCAGACAGCGCATCTCCGTGTGAAAGAAGCGGAGGCTTCGTTGCTGACGTCCAAGCTTTCTTATCTGCCCTCTTTGTTTCTCGCACCGGAAGGAGCTGTGAGCAGCTTCGACCGTGGCAAAGCGACACAGACCTACTCATTGCCGGTGACTGCCTCGTGGGAACTGGATATCTTCGGAAAGGTGACCACGGCCAAACGTCGGGCAAAAGCGGCCTATGAGCAGAGCAAGGAGTATGAACAGGCGGTGAAGACGCAATTGGTGTCTGCCGTGGCGAATACTTATTATACCTTGCTGATGCTCGACGCTCAATATGAGATTTCCGTGTCCACCGAAGCGGCATGGAAAGAGAGCGTGCGGACAGCCCGTGCCATGAAGAAGGCCGGTATGATGACCGAAGCCGGACTGGCTCAGACGGAAGCTACCTATTATAATATATGTACGACAGTGCTCGACCTGAAAGAACAAATCAATCAGACCGAGAACTCAATGGCTTTGTTGCTGGCGGAAACACCTCACAAGATGCAACGCGGCAAACTGGAAAACCAGCAGTTGCCGGAAGACTTCTCCGTAGGGATTCCTTTGCAGATGCTTTCCAACCGTCCGGATGTACGTAGCGCGGAGTTCTCTTTAGCGCAGGCGTTCTATACGACGAATGCTGCCCGTGCCGCTTTCTATCCTTCCATCACGCTGAGCGGGAGTGCCGGATGGACAAACAGTGCCGGTAGCATGATTATCAATCCGGGCAAGTTTGTTGCTTCTGCCGTAGCTTCACTGACGCAACCTTTATTTAACAAGGGAGTGAATATCGCCCAGCTGAAAATAGCGAAGGCACAGCAGGAAGAAGCCCGCCTCAGCTTTGAACAGACATTGCTGAACGCAGGTGTGGAAGTAAACGAGGCACTGGTGCAATATCAGACGGCCCGTGAGAAATCCGCTTTCTACGATAAGCAGATCACCTCTTTGCAGACTGCTGCCAGAAGCACTAGTCTTTTGATGGAACATAGTAATAATACTACTTATCTGGAAGTACTGACCGCACAGCAGACATTGCTGAACGCCAGACTTTCACAGGTAGCCAATCGCTTTACCGAAATCCAGGGCGTGATTACACTGTATCAGGCTTTGGGCGGAGGCCGGATGTAG
- a CDS encoding PKD-like domain-containing protein: MHRFHYFIISACMLFTSCNKDEVITEEVGGQPIIELDSETGIYTVKVDHELTIAPTYQNVEDALFAWTIDGTLVSSGPSLQRTWNECGDFYVKLRVDNAEGYAEEELKVEVKELTPPVISLALPSQGLKVVRNTDYTFTPDIQHSDVEGFKIEWVREGKIVSTENTYTFNEKELGVYTVTINASNIDGTTTKDVSVEVVETMPYVVKFPTPSYLQTSTDRYTFADRPVFLRPLLEYFDNPRFEWSVDGQVMEGEVERMFKFTPSAPGEYTVSCTVSEDTPTEKISRNIDKGKTAVTATVKVVCVDKKEQDGFRASGSSKLWNKVYEYTPAPGQFINETSTIGGMTGNETSPEAAVAWATQRLKDKLHVSLGSFGGYIIVGFDHSIPNSGNQYDFCVQGNAFDGSSEPGIVWVMQDINGNGLPDDEWYELKGSEAGKEETIQNFEVTYYRPEGKKMDVQWISSDGRNGWVDYLSAYHTQDYYYPAWISENSYTLTGTCLAARNTQDSQTGYWDNQSYDWGYVDNFGNDQIEGGSTVDGSGQRNGFKISNAIHADGTEANLQYIDFIKIQCGVLAKSGWLGEVSTEVFSFEDLTK, encoded by the coding sequence ATGCATCGTTTTCACTATTTTATTATTTCTGCCTGTATGCTGTTCACCTCCTGCAACAAGGATGAAGTCATTACCGAAGAAGTAGGAGGACAACCTATAATAGAACTTGACAGCGAGACCGGTATTTACACTGTCAAGGTCGATCACGAATTGACTATCGCCCCGACATACCAGAATGTTGAAGATGCTCTTTTTGCTTGGACGATAGACGGTACGCTGGTTTCTTCGGGTCCGTCTCTTCAACGTACATGGAATGAATGCGGGGATTTTTATGTCAAACTAAGAGTAGACAATGCGGAAGGTTATGCCGAAGAGGAACTGAAAGTAGAAGTGAAAGAACTCACCCCTCCGGTCATCTCACTGGCACTACCTTCGCAGGGGCTAAAAGTCGTCCGGAATACCGATTACACATTTACTCCCGATATTCAGCATTCGGATGTCGAAGGGTTCAAAATCGAATGGGTACGGGAAGGAAAAATCGTTTCCACCGAGAATACTTATACTTTCAATGAAAAAGAACTCGGTGTTTATACGGTGACAATCAACGCTTCCAATATAGATGGGACAACAACGAAAGACGTAAGCGTAGAGGTCGTGGAAACGATGCCCTACGTTGTCAAATTCCCGACCCCGTCTTACCTGCAAACATCCACGGACAGGTACACTTTTGCCGACCGTCCTGTTTTCCTGCGTCCGTTGTTGGAGTATTTCGACAATCCCCGTTTTGAGTGGAGTGTGGACGGTCAGGTCATGGAAGGAGAAGTGGAACGCATGTTCAAGTTCACGCCGTCCGCACCCGGAGAATACACCGTCTCCTGTACTGTGTCGGAAGACACACCGACGGAAAAAATAAGCAGGAATATCGACAAAGGGAAAACGGCTGTCACTGCCACCGTAAAAGTCGTTTGTGTGGACAAAAAGGAACAAGACGGCTTCCGGGCTTCGGGAAGTTCCAAGCTCTGGAATAAAGTCTATGAATATACCCCAGCTCCCGGCCAATTTATCAACGAGACGAGCACGATAGGCGGTATGACCGGCAACGAAACATCCCCTGAAGCGGCTGTCGCATGGGCAACACAGCGTTTGAAAGACAAACTGCACGTCTCTTTAGGTTCTTTCGGGGGTTATATCATCGTCGGCTTCGACCACAGTATTCCCAATTCGGGTAACCAATATGATTTCTGTGTTCAGGGGAACGCCTTTGACGGCAGTTCCGAACCGGGTATCGTATGGGTCATGCAAGATATAAACGGAAACGGATTGCCGGATGACGAGTGGTACGAACTGAAAGGATCTGAAGCAGGCAAGGAAGAAACAATACAGAATTTTGAAGTGACCTATTACCGTCCGGAAGGCAAAAAAATGGATGTCCAATGGATCAGTTCCGACGGTAGAAACGGCTGGGTAGACTATCTGTCCGCTTATCATACACAAGACTATTATTATCCGGCTTGGATTTCGGAAAACAGTTATACCCTGACAGGCACTTGTCTGGCCGCCCGCAACACCCAAGATTCTCAAACCGGTTATTGGGATAATCAGAGTTATGACTGGGGGTACGTGGATAATTTCGGAAACGACCAGATAGAAGGCGGCAGTACGGTGGATGGAAGCGGACAAAGGAACGGTTTCAAAATTTCCAATGCCATCCATGCCGATGGAACGGAAGCCAATCTGCAATATATTGACTTTATCAAAATACAATGCGGTGTTCTGGCCAAAAGCGGCTGGCTGGGCGAAGTTTCTACGGAGGTATTTTCTTTTGAGGATCTAACCAAATAA